In a genomic window of Bordetella petrii:
- a CDS encoding ABC transporter ATP-binding protein, with product MSAPRAATQGAPVVLAAEGIRMAFGGIVALDNVSVEVRADELFAIIGPNGAGKTSLMNCLSGFYRPQQGRILLNQQDIKGKPVHEIARSGLARTFQGTHIFSGMSVVDNIMVGRHIHMRATLPEAFFYFNRTQREEFAHREIVEEIIELLEIQSIRHQPVGSLGYGLRKRVDLGRALAQEPKILLMDEPMAGMNSEEKEDLARFILDVREAKRIPVVLVEHDMGVVMDLADRIAVLDFGRKIADGTPAEIQVDPAVLKAYLGDGGK from the coding sequence ATGAGCGCGCCCCGGGCCGCGACGCAAGGTGCGCCCGTGGTGCTGGCCGCGGAGGGAATCCGCATGGCATTCGGTGGCATCGTTGCGCTCGACAATGTGTCGGTCGAAGTCCGCGCCGACGAGCTGTTCGCCATCATCGGCCCAAATGGTGCCGGCAAGACTTCCCTGATGAATTGCCTGAGCGGATTCTATCGCCCGCAGCAGGGGCGGATACTGCTCAACCAGCAGGACATCAAAGGCAAGCCAGTCCACGAGATCGCGCGATCAGGGCTGGCCCGGACGTTCCAGGGTACACACATTTTTTCCGGCATGAGCGTGGTGGACAACATCATGGTGGGCCGCCACATCCACATGCGCGCCACATTGCCCGAAGCGTTTTTCTATTTCAACCGCACCCAGCGCGAAGAGTTCGCGCATCGCGAAATCGTCGAAGAAATCATCGAGCTGCTGGAAATTCAGTCGATCCGGCACCAGCCGGTTGGAAGCCTGGGTTACGGCTTGCGCAAGCGGGTCGATCTTGGTCGCGCCCTGGCGCAGGAACCGAAGATCTTGCTGATGGACGAGCCGATGGCGGGCATGAACTCGGAAGAGAAGGAGGACCTCGCCCGCTTCATCCTCGATGTGCGGGAGGCAAAGCGCATTCCAGTCGTGCTGGTCGAACACGACATGGGTGTCGTCATGGATCTGGCCGATCGCATCGCGGTGCTCGATTTCGGCCGCAAGATCGCGGATGGTACGCCCGCCGAGATCCAGGTCGATCCGGCGGTCTTGAAGGCCTATCTTGGCGACGGAGGAAAATGA
- a CDS encoding AMP-binding protein, which produces MSTLPQLLQQHADRTPERLSQRHKYRGIWREFSFAKVQENVRELALGLHRLGMQRGETIAIIGENEPEHFWAEFAAQALGCKVVSLYPDLTAEEVAYVLEDSETVYLFAQDQEQVDKGLAIRDRLPLLRGIAYWDDTGMWSYREDVLRTVAGLQEEGRRLHREQPELYRAFLQEGKPDDIAVLSYTSGTTGKPKGVILSHKYLIDNAQRVIDATGAKPGMEYLTYIAPAWATEQIIGITLGVGLPFVVNFPEGPEQVLSNIRELAVEAMVFAPRQWESLASTMQARMLDAGKISRRVYEWGLSVGHEVNVARLEGRPISTRARLAFPLAEALVLRPLRDQLGLTRLRIAGCGGSTMAPDVFRMFHAIGVPLRNIYGSTETGLLTMHQGDCYDLETVGHWLRAHPDADAPLEWQLTKEGELTLPANFGSLN; this is translated from the coding sequence ATGTCAACGCTTCCGCAACTGCTCCAGCAGCATGCGGACCGGACGCCGGAGCGCCTGTCGCAGCGTCACAAATATCGCGGTATCTGGCGTGAGTTCAGCTTCGCCAAGGTCCAGGAAAACGTGCGCGAGCTGGCACTCGGCCTGCATCGACTCGGTATGCAGCGCGGTGAAACGATTGCCATCATCGGTGAAAACGAACCCGAGCACTTCTGGGCTGAATTCGCGGCTCAGGCACTGGGTTGCAAGGTCGTCTCACTTTACCCCGACCTGACAGCGGAGGAGGTTGCCTACGTTCTGGAAGACAGCGAAACGGTGTACCTATTCGCCCAGGACCAGGAGCAGGTCGACAAGGGCTTGGCTATCAGGGACCGTCTACCGCTCCTGCGAGGGATCGCCTATTGGGACGATACCGGCATGTGGTCCTATCGCGAGGATGTGCTGCGCACGGTGGCCGGATTGCAGGAGGAGGGCCGGCGCCTGCATCGCGAACAGCCTGAGCTGTACCGTGCCTTTTTGCAAGAGGGCAAGCCCGACGACATCGCGGTGCTTTCGTACACTTCAGGGACAACCGGCAAGCCCAAGGGCGTGATCCTGAGCCACAAGTACCTGATCGACAATGCGCAGCGCGTCATCGACGCCACCGGCGCCAAGCCGGGCATGGAATATCTCACTTATATCGCTCCAGCCTGGGCGACCGAGCAGATCATCGGCATCACGCTCGGCGTAGGCCTGCCCTTCGTGGTGAATTTTCCGGAGGGGCCGGAACAGGTGCTGAGCAATATCCGCGAACTGGCAGTGGAAGCGATGGTGTTCGCGCCGCGCCAGTGGGAAAGCCTGGCATCGACCATGCAGGCGCGCATGCTTGATGCCGGCAAGATCAGCCGCCGCGTCTACGAGTGGGGCCTAAGCGTGGGCCACGAAGTCAATGTCGCACGCCTGGAGGGGCGGCCGATCAGCACGCGAGCGCGGCTGGCATTCCCGCTGGCCGAGGCGCTAGTGCTGCGGCCGTTGCGCGATCAACTGGGTCTGACCCGCCTCCGGATTGCCGGCTGCGGTGGTTCGACCATGGCGCCGGACGTGTTTCGCATGTTCCATGCGATCGGCGTGCCTTTGCGTAACATCTACGGATCAACAGAAACCGGCCTGCTGACCATGCATCAGGGCGACTGCTACGACCTGGAAACGGTTGGGCACTGGCTGCGCGCTCATCCCGATGCCGATGCGCCGCTGGAATGGCAACTGACGAAGGAAGGCGAGTTGACGTTGCCCGCGAATTTCGGATCCCTTAACTGA
- a CDS encoding AMP-binding protein, whose protein sequence is MSFTHSARDPFFAGKLKLQVRGGTHFRGYYRRPDASAEEIVDGWICTGDAVTRSGRDELVFLERMSDLRRLASGESFPPQFVETRLRFSPFIKDIMTVGDATREFVVALINIDMNVVSRWAEEKNLSFSTFTDLSQKPEVADLLRTEIQRVNSFLPAHARVRRFANFPKELDPDEGELTRTRKLRREFLEQRYAAVIDGLYAGADAVDIKIPVTYQDGRQGSLAAQVAIHDSETPAQRHGKAVVQRRVA, encoded by the coding sequence GTGAGTTTTACACACTCAGCAAGGGATCCATTTTTTGCGGGCAAGCTCAAGTTGCAGGTCCGAGGTGGCACGCACTTCCGCGGGTACTACCGGCGTCCCGACGCCTCCGCCGAAGAGATCGTCGACGGCTGGATCTGCACCGGCGACGCGGTCACGCGCAGCGGACGCGACGAATTGGTGTTCTTGGAGCGCATGAGCGATCTACGGCGCTTGGCGTCGGGGGAAAGCTTTCCACCGCAATTCGTCGAAACGCGGCTACGCTTCAGTCCGTTCATCAAGGACATCATGACGGTCGGCGACGCCACGCGCGAGTTCGTGGTGGCACTGATCAATATCGACATGAACGTGGTGTCGCGCTGGGCCGAGGAAAAGAATCTCAGCTTTTCCACCTTCACTGACTTGTCACAAAAGCCCGAAGTGGCGGACTTGCTGCGCACCGAGATACAGCGTGTCAATTCCTTCCTGCCGGCCCATGCGCGGGTTCGCCGTTTCGCCAATTTCCCCAAGGAGCTAGACCCGGACGAGGGGGAGTTGACGCGTACGCGCAAACTGCGGCGCGAATTCCTGGAGCAGCGTTACGCCGCCGTGATTGACGGTTTGTACGCCGGGGCCGATGCGGTCGATATCAAGATCCCCGTCACTTATCAGGACGGGCGCCAAGGCAGCCTGGCCGCCCAGGTAGCCATTCACGACAGCGAGACACCCGCGCAGCGGCACGGGAAAGCTGTCGTTCAGCGGAGGGTAGCATGA
- a CDS encoding enoyl-CoA hydratase/isomerase family protein — protein MNEEEIISEVRDGAMWITLNRPEAMNSLTPRVLAGISRALDQAQNTDGVRAVVLTGNGRAFCAGADLKYVQSQVGDTDNGTRHFLSEVLALMNRVESFPMPVIAAINGLALAGGLELVLCCDLVIAARSAKLGDAHANYGLLPGGGGSVRLPRKIGPSRAKYLLYTGEFLPAEELLAAGLVNKVVEDAELLSATGELVATLARKSPLGLRRMKALVDDGLAQPIESALRLELLASEVHAHSADMKEGLAAFNEKRAPVFTGR, from the coding sequence ATGAATGAGGAAGAGATCATTTCCGAGGTGCGCGACGGCGCCATGTGGATTACCCTAAACCGTCCTGAAGCAATGAACTCATTGACGCCACGGGTGCTGGCCGGAATTTCCCGAGCCTTGGATCAGGCGCAGAACACTGACGGCGTACGTGCCGTGGTACTGACCGGCAATGGACGCGCTTTTTGCGCCGGCGCCGATTTGAAGTACGTGCAAAGCCAGGTCGGCGACACCGACAATGGAACACGGCACTTCCTGAGCGAGGTACTGGCCCTCATGAACCGCGTGGAGAGCTTTCCGATGCCGGTCATTGCCGCAATCAACGGCTTGGCGCTAGCCGGCGGCCTCGAGCTGGTACTGTGCTGTGATTTGGTCATCGCGGCCCGCTCGGCCAAGCTGGGCGACGCGCACGCCAACTACGGCTTGCTTCCGGGCGGCGGCGGATCGGTACGACTGCCGCGAAAGATAGGACCGAGTCGTGCGAAGTATCTGCTCTATACGGGAGAATTCCTGCCGGCCGAGGAATTGCTGGCCGCCGGCCTGGTAAACAAGGTGGTGGAAGATGCGGAGCTGCTTTCCGCTACCGGCGAGCTGGTCGCCACGTTAGCCCGGAAGAGCCCTCTTGGCTTGCGCCGAATGAAGGCACTGGTTGATGATGGACTGGCCCAGCCGATCGAATCGGCCTTGCGGCTAGAACTGCTGGCTTCCGAGGTGCATGCCCATAGCGCGGACATGAAGGAAGGCCTGGCCGCATTCAACGAGAAAAGAGCGCCGGTGTTCACCGGTCGCTAG
- a CDS encoding phenylacetate--CoA ligase family protein — translation MTPLDRFARLRATQETAWQMAPAIRAIYERAGMTPADLRTAQDLTRLPVTSKDELLALQQSHPPFGGFLAAREEDIAHIFVSPGPLNEPHLRSDRDGHGFARVFQAAGVGPGDRVLNTWSYHLVPAGLLLDRGIVACGATVIPAGTGGAELQAKIVLDLGVTCICASTAFFMTLVETLEGLGHELPRAWKVRSALLGGEMGDWMGKRRRLEERYGMRTFSTYATGDFGLIGYEQKGQEGYAIHEDRLVQICDPVTGLPVAAGTPGQIVVTTLSPGWPLIRFGTGDVACALETGDDGCVSRIGQIQGRVGQAVKAREIFIYPRQLEELAIRIPGVRAAQAVITCPGNREEVTLRLAVEPSARQDSLAQTVAQEFQTLSRLKPDHFEWLAADALAAETVLVVDRKSGT, via the coding sequence ATGACACCCCTCGACCGCTTCGCCCGCCTGCGTGCCACGCAGGAAACCGCTTGGCAGATGGCACCGGCCATACGGGCAATCTATGAAAGAGCCGGGATGACGCCAGCCGACCTGCGCACCGCCCAGGATCTGACACGTCTGCCGGTCACCAGCAAGGACGAACTGCTAGCGCTTCAGCAATCACATCCGCCGTTCGGCGGGTTCCTCGCCGCTCGGGAAGAGGATATCGCGCACATCTTTGTCTCGCCCGGCCCCCTGAACGAACCGCACCTGCGCTCCGACCGGGATGGACATGGTTTTGCACGGGTGTTTCAGGCTGCCGGTGTAGGGCCGGGCGACCGCGTTCTGAACACCTGGTCCTATCACCTCGTTCCCGCCGGCCTTCTGCTTGACCGGGGCATTGTCGCCTGCGGCGCCACCGTCATTCCTGCCGGGACTGGCGGCGCCGAATTGCAGGCGAAGATTGTGCTCGACTTGGGTGTCACCTGCATCTGCGCTTCCACCGCTTTTTTCATGACCTTGGTCGAGACACTGGAGGGCCTCGGTCACGAGCTGCCGCGAGCTTGGAAAGTGCGCTCTGCTCTACTGGGCGGCGAGATGGGAGATTGGATGGGCAAGCGCCGCCGCCTCGAGGAGCGCTATGGCATGCGAACCTTCTCCACCTACGCCACCGGCGATTTTGGATTGATTGGCTACGAACAGAAGGGCCAAGAAGGTTATGCAATCCACGAAGACCGTCTGGTGCAGATTTGCGACCCAGTCACCGGCTTGCCAGTCGCTGCGGGCACGCCGGGCCAAATCGTCGTTACCACGCTTTCGCCCGGTTGGCCACTGATTCGCTTCGGCACCGGCGACGTCGCTTGCGCCCTCGAAACCGGTGATGACGGATGTGTTAGCAGGATCGGCCAAATACAGGGCCGGGTCGGGCAGGCGGTCAAGGCCAGGGAAATTTTCATTTATCCTCGGCAACTGGAGGAGTTGGCCATCCGCATTCCTGGAGTGCGCGCCGCTCAGGCGGTGATCACCTGCCCCGGCAACCGCGAGGAAGTCACACTACGCCTGGCGGTCGAACCCTCGGCACGACAGGATTCGTTGGCGCAGACGGTGGCCCAGGAATTCCAGACCCTGTCCCGGCTCAAGCCCGATCACTTCGAATGGCTAGCGGCCGATGCCCTGGCGGCGGAAACCGTACTAGTGGTAGATCGCAAGAGCGGTACTTAG
- a CDS encoding SDR family NAD(P)-dependent oxidoreductase yields MNVNNKVAVVTGAASGLGLATCKALAAAGARVVGFDLDAKTVQAALAPDIRGLAVDVANEADIKTGIDTVLELHGAIHIVVNCAGILGPCKTLSKGQMFPTELWERVIAVNLSGTFNMIRHAALAMSRNEPDESGDRGVIVNTASGAAWQGQMGQAAYSASKAGVIGMTLPIARDLAEHGIRMVAIAPGLFDTGMAAGMPPKVADKLINNMVLYPARMGQPEEFAGLVRHVVENSYINATTISIDGGGRVGTR; encoded by the coding sequence ATGAACGTCAACAACAAAGTCGCCGTCGTCACGGGAGCCGCTTCTGGCCTAGGATTGGCCACCTGCAAGGCCTTGGCCGCAGCGGGCGCCAGGGTGGTGGGCTTCGACCTGGATGCCAAGACTGTGCAGGCCGCGCTGGCTCCGGATATCAGAGGACTGGCGGTCGATGTCGCCAACGAGGCCGATATAAAGACTGGTATCGACACCGTTCTGGAGCTGCACGGCGCCATCCATATCGTGGTCAATTGCGCCGGCATCCTCGGCCCTTGCAAGACATTGTCGAAAGGCCAGATGTTCCCGACCGAATTGTGGGAACGCGTTATCGCTGTGAACCTGAGCGGCACCTTCAACATGATCCGCCATGCGGCGCTTGCCATGTCGCGCAACGAACCGGATGAGAGCGGCGACCGCGGGGTCATCGTCAACACCGCGTCCGGCGCCGCCTGGCAGGGCCAAATGGGGCAGGCTGCATACAGCGCCAGCAAGGCCGGCGTCATTGGCATGACCCTGCCTATCGCACGCGACCTGGCCGAGCATGGCATCCGCATGGTGGCGATCGCGCCAGGCCTATTCGATACCGGCATGGCGGCGGGCATGCCGCCTAAGGTGGCGGACAAGCTCATCAATAACATGGTGCTGTATCCGGCGCGCATGGGGCAGCCGGAGGAGTTCGCCGGCCTGGTGCGCCATGTCGTGGAAAACTCTTATATCAACGCCACTACCATCAGCATCGACGGCGGCGGTCGCGTCGGCACCCGTTAG
- a CDS encoding IS3 family transposase (programmed frameshift) — MGNPRARYTQEFMLEAVRMVRGGQSMAAVAKILGISPKTLHNWVKADAAGKLNGAGKQVSPEQMEIARLRAELARVKMERDILGKSHGVLCEGVGMKYAWIELHSRQWPVSLSCQVLGVSPSGYHARKVRDVDTDRPRRRISNDALLVHIKAVHAESKGEYGWPRVWKQLLVQGIRVSKDRVQRLMKLHGIKAKTKRRFKVTTDSKHSLPVAPDLLQRDFSPARPDQVWTTDITYIWTDEGWLFLTVILDLFSRQVVGWSMQPHMRTELVSDALRMAWFRRRPQAGLILHSDRGSQYCSHDFQDLLKGYGMRSSMSRRGNCWDNAPTESLWGSLKRARILGQRFATRREAMDEVIDWLSFYNHSRLHSTLGYVSPMQFERDWYAAQNQRVA; from the exons ATGGGTAATCCGAGAGCTCGATATACGCAGGAATTCATGCTGGAAGCCGTGCGCATGGTCCGCGGCGGCCAGAGCATGGCGGCGGTGGCGAAGATACTGGGCATCAGCCCGAAGACGCTGCACAACTGGGTGAAGGCCGATGCCGCTGGGAAGCTGAACGGCGCAGGCAAACAGGTTTCTCCAGAACAGATGGAGATTGCCCGGCTGCGCGCGGAGTTGGCACGCGTGAAGATGGAGCGCGACATATTGG GGAAAAGCCACGGCGTACTTTGCGAAGGTGTCGGCATGAAGTACGCCTGGATCGAGCTTCACAGCCGACAATGGCCGGTGTCCCTGAGCTGCCAGGTGCTGGGTGTCAGCCCCAGCGGTTACCACGCGCGCAAGGTGCGGGATGTCGATACTGACCGACCGCGCCGACGCATCAGCAACGACGCTCTGCTGGTGCACATCAAGGCCGTGCACGCTGAATCCAAAGGCGAGTACGGCTGGCCGCGCGTGTGGAAGCAACTGCTGGTCCAGGGCATTCGCGTCAGCAAGGATCGTGTCCAGCGGCTCATGAAGCTGCACGGCATCAAGGCGAAGACCAAACGCCGGTTCAAGGTCACGACCGACAGCAAACACAGCCTGCCGGTCGCACCGGACCTGCTGCAACGAGACTTCTCTCCCGCGCGTCCCGACCAGGTCTGGACTACGGACATCACGTACATCTGGACGGACGAGGGTTGGCTGTTTCTGACCGTCATTCTCGACCTGTTCAGCCGTCAGGTGGTGGGCTGGTCGATGCAGCCGCACATGCGCACGGAGCTGGTGTCTGATGCGCTGCGTATGGCGTGGTTTCGCCGCCGTCCGCAAGCGGGCCTGATCCTCCACAGTGACCGTGGCAGCCAGTATTGCAGTCATGACTTCCAGGACCTGCTCAAGGGCTACGGCATGCGCAGTTCGATGAGCCGTCGAGGCAATTGCTGGGACAACGCACCGACCGAGAGCCTGTGGGGATCGCTCAAGCGTGCACGCATCCTCGGCCAGCGCTTTGCAACGCGTCGCGAAGCGATGGACGAGGTAATCGACTGGTTGAGCTTCTACAATCATTCGCGCTTGCACTCGACGTTGGGCTACGTCAGCCCGATGCAATTCGAGCGGGACTGGTACGCCGCCCAGAACCAACGGGTGGCATAA
- a CDS encoding CaiB/BaiF CoA transferase family protein — MILPLEGIRILTLAEQYPGPFATLVAADLGAEVIIVERSSGDPARQYPGFHASLNRNKKSVVLDLKTEQGKESLRSLIRDADVLMEGYRPGTMARLGFDYAATATINPRIVYLSISGFGQTGPYRDRPAHDLSYQALAGLLSRQAKTGRIEAPPDLAIGDLSSAIFALTGMLSALLRRERTGQGAYIDVSMTDCLVSLMTAMLAPRMNGMNEGFVNDEPGYGTFECADGKLLTLSIAHEDWFWQPLCPLLGMDDVAALRHPERVAEQTVLRARITAALKHRSREEWGAELDRAGIPWGAVNSLEEVVADEHFRHRGMFRQVARNDGGSSWHVAQPLVFGGFHPGPLTDVSPLGADTDAVLANHKR; from the coding sequence ATGATTCTCCCGCTTGAAGGCATACGTATTCTTACCCTGGCCGAACAGTATCCCGGGCCGTTCGCCACTCTGGTGGCTGCCGATCTCGGCGCCGAGGTAATCATCGTTGAACGAAGCTCCGGAGACCCGGCGCGCCAATATCCTGGCTTTCACGCGTCACTGAACCGGAACAAGAAGTCGGTGGTGCTGGATCTGAAGACGGAACAGGGCAAGGAAAGTCTGCGTAGTCTGATACGTGACGCCGACGTCCTGATGGAGGGATATCGGCCCGGGACTATGGCTCGCCTCGGATTCGATTACGCCGCCACAGCCACAATCAATCCACGCATTGTCTATCTGTCGATCTCGGGATTCGGGCAAACCGGCCCTTACCGCGATCGGCCGGCACACGACTTGTCATATCAGGCGCTGGCCGGCCTCCTGTCTCGCCAGGCGAAAACCGGCCGAATCGAAGCACCGCCGGACCTTGCAATCGGCGACCTGTCATCCGCAATATTCGCATTGACCGGCATGCTGTCGGCCCTGCTGCGCCGCGAGCGCACCGGCCAGGGTGCATATATTGACGTTTCCATGACTGACTGCTTGGTTTCATTGATGACCGCCATGCTGGCGCCGCGCATGAACGGCATGAATGAGGGTTTCGTCAACGATGAGCCAGGTTACGGCACGTTCGAATGCGCGGATGGAAAGTTACTGACGCTGTCAATCGCGCATGAGGACTGGTTCTGGCAACCGCTGTGCCCGCTGTTGGGTATGGACGACGTGGCCGCGTTGCGGCATCCAGAGCGCGTCGCCGAGCAGACCGTATTGCGAGCGCGAATCACAGCCGCTTTGAAGCACCGATCGCGAGAAGAATGGGGCGCCGAGCTAGACCGGGCCGGCATTCCGTGGGGAGCGGTCAATTCCCTGGAGGAAGTGGTCGCCGACGAGCATTTCCGGCATCGCGGCATGTTCAGGCAAGTGGCGCGTAACGACGGCGGTTCTTCTTGGCACGTGGCACAGCCGTTGGTATTCGGAGGCTTCCACCCGGGGCCGCTGACCGACGTTTCTCCCTTGGGCGCGGACACGGATGCCGTGCTGGCCAATCACAAAAGATAA
- a CDS encoding class I adenylate-forming enzyme family protein, with protein MRLADYFDAAAANFPRHEAFVDGRTRLVYKEAQAMVHATAHALTREPGLRDGAHIAIYAPNDYRISLLQTAVNRADMVWVALHTRNSPATNLAMLGYADCDLIFFHSSFEHLVPSWKADLSQVQRFICIDRPSEHGEFLDTWIAAHREPYVAMPEDPQRATVLQPTGGTTGPSKGALHSHRSLEMTLISIFDMLKIDSGSRILAVAPLTHAAAMITLAGAARGACTVVLPGFDAQAVLATIERERITHLFMPPTVVYALLATPQVAMTDLSPLRCLAVGAAPIAPEKLKEAVRVFGPVIYEVYGQSECLFPVVAKQPEDYIRADGSFDEEALRSAGRAVPYARVEIMDDDGKLLAPGEKGEIVVRSSMVMKGYYKKPEETAEVSGFGWHHTTDVGIKDARGLITIVDRKKDMIVSGGFNVFPSEIEAVINTHPAVLDCAVVGVPDEKWGEAVKAVIQLKPGHQASGDELISLCKRELGSVKTPKSIEFWDELPRSAVGKVLKRDIREKYWQGQWRSV; from the coding sequence TTGCGTTTAGCAGATTATTTCGACGCGGCCGCGGCGAACTTTCCGCGCCATGAAGCCTTCGTGGATGGGCGAACACGCCTAGTCTACAAAGAGGCACAGGCAATGGTGCACGCCACGGCGCACGCTCTGACCCGTGAGCCGGGGCTACGCGACGGTGCTCATATCGCGATCTATGCGCCCAACGATTACCGCATAAGTTTGCTACAGACTGCGGTCAACCGGGCGGACATGGTATGGGTCGCATTGCATACGCGAAATTCACCCGCCACCAATCTGGCGATGCTGGGATACGCCGACTGCGACCTGATTTTTTTCCATAGCAGCTTCGAGCATCTTGTGCCGTCCTGGAAGGCTGACCTGTCGCAAGTGCAGCGCTTCATCTGCATCGATCGGCCGTCCGAGCACGGGGAGTTCCTGGACACCTGGATTGCCGCACATCGCGAGCCGTACGTCGCTATGCCGGAAGACCCCCAGCGAGCGACGGTACTACAGCCGACCGGTGGCACGACTGGCCCGTCAAAGGGTGCGCTACATTCCCACCGCTCGCTGGAAATGACCCTGATTTCCATCTTCGATATGCTGAAGATTGACTCGGGCTCTCGTATTCTGGCCGTCGCGCCTCTGACGCATGCCGCCGCCATGATCACCTTGGCCGGCGCCGCCCGCGGCGCTTGCACGGTGGTGCTGCCCGGCTTCGACGCGCAAGCGGTTCTGGCCACGATCGAGCGCGAGCGCATCACCCATCTATTCATGCCGCCTACCGTCGTGTACGCCCTGCTCGCGACGCCGCAAGTCGCGATGACGGACCTAAGCCCGCTACGTTGCCTGGCAGTCGGCGCCGCCCCGATTGCGCCGGAAAAGCTGAAGGAAGCGGTGCGGGTGTTCGGGCCAGTGATTTATGAGGTGTACGGCCAGAGTGAATGTCTGTTTCCGGTAGTGGCCAAGCAGCCGGAGGACTACATCCGTGCAGACGGCAGCTTCGATGAGGAGGCGCTACGCTCAGCCGGGCGCGCCGTTCCCTATGCCCGCGTCGAAATCATGGACGACGACGGCAAGCTGCTCGCTCCCGGCGAAAAGGGCGAGATTGTGGTGCGATCTTCGATGGTGATGAAGGGCTATTACAAGAAGCCGGAGGAAACGGCAGAAGTGTCTGGATTCGGCTGGCATCACACCACTGACGTCGGCATCAAGGATGCGCGCGGGCTAATCACCATTGTCGACCGCAAGAAAGACATGATCGTCAGTGGAGGGTTCAACGTCTTTCCGAGCGAGATCGAAGCGGTGATCAACACTCATCCTGCTGTTTTGGACTGCGCCGTTGTCGGCGTGCCCGACGAGAAATGGGGTGAGGCGGTGAAGGCGGTAATCCAGCTGAAACCTGGCCATCAGGCTAGCGGCGATGAACTCATTTCTCTCTGCAAGCGCGAGCTCGGCAGCGTCAAAACACCGAAAAGCATTGAATTCTGGGACGAACTGCCACGCAGCGCTGTCGGCAAAGTGCTCAAGCGCGACATACGGGAAAAGTACTGGCAGGGCCAGTGGCGCTCAGTGTAA
- a CDS encoding thiolase family protein produces the protein MEQIYVVGVGMTPFGRHLDVSMKALTRQAVEAALADAGLGKEALEAAFFANASQGHMEGQHMIRGQVALRAMGLGGIPVVNVENACASGSSAFTLAVNHLRAGAADVALAVGTEKMYSADRDRMFSVFDSAWDVHEAEQIRERLLQLGAGVAVPEGSVSSKPYSVFMDVYAAFSRAHMKRFGTTQRQLAAVSAKNHAHSVHNPLSQYRNSYTTDEVLAAPPITYPLTLPMCSPISDGSAAAVVCTAAGLKRWNIDPSRAIRVLASIVHTGSDREDAEYRNHCTALAARRAYELAGVGPRDISVAEVHDATAMGEIIQIENLGFCEFGEGGPFSERGETSIGGRIPVNPSGGLESKGHPVGATGIAQVHELVTQLRNEAGVRQVAGARLALAENGGGLQGIEEAVACVTILGR, from the coding sequence ATGGAACAGATTTATGTGGTGGGCGTTGGCATGACGCCGTTTGGACGCCACCTGGATGTCAGCATGAAGGCCCTGACCCGACAGGCGGTCGAAGCGGCGTTGGCCGATGCGGGACTTGGCAAGGAGGCGCTGGAAGCGGCTTTTTTCGCCAATGCGTCGCAGGGCCACATGGAAGGCCAACACATGATTCGCGGTCAGGTGGCACTGCGCGCGATGGGGTTGGGTGGCATCCCGGTTGTCAACGTAGAGAATGCTTGCGCCAGCGGAAGCAGCGCTTTCACTCTTGCGGTTAACCACCTGCGCGCCGGAGCCGCCGATGTGGCGCTGGCAGTCGGCACTGAAAAGATGTACTCAGCGGACCGCGACCGCATGTTCTCGGTGTTTGACAGCGCCTGGGACGTGCACGAGGCCGAGCAGATCCGCGAGCGCTTGCTGCAACTTGGTGCGGGTGTCGCGGTCCCAGAGGGGAGCGTCTCGTCCAAGCCGTACAGCGTTTTCATGGATGTGTATGCTGCGTTCTCCCGCGCGCACATGAAGCGCTTTGGCACAACGCAAAGACAGCTTGCCGCGGTGTCAGCTAAGAATCACGCTCACTCCGTTCACAACCCTCTCTCGCAATATCGCAATTCATATACGACCGACGAGGTTCTGGCGGCCCCTCCAATTACCTATCCGCTGACCTTGCCGATGTGCTCGCCGATTTCCGACGGATCTGCCGCCGCCGTCGTTTGCACCGCAGCGGGCCTCAAGCGCTGGAATATCGACCCGTCGCGCGCGATCCGTGTACTGGCCTCGATCGTCCATACCGGGTCAGACCGTGAGGATGCCGAATACCGCAATCACTGCACCGCCCTGGCTGCGCGCCGCGCATACGAGCTGGCCGGCGTGGGGCCGCGCGACATCTCGGTGGCCGAAGTTCATGACGCCACCGCGATGGGAGAAATCATTCAGATCGAGAATCTCGGTTTCTGCGAGTTCGGTGAAGGCGGCCCATTTTCGGAGCGCGGTGAAACCAGCATTGGCGGTCGGATTCCGGTCAATCCCTCCGGCGGCCTGGAGTCCAAGGGACACCCTGTAGGCGCCACCGGTATCGCCCAGGTGCATGAGTTGGTGACCCAGTTACGCAACGAGGCCGGCGTCCGGCAGGTGGCCGGCGCGCGACTGGCGCTGGCTGAAAACGGTGGTGGGCTTCAGGGCATCGAAGAGGCGGTCGCCTGCGTCACCATCCTGGGTCGCTAA